One window of Candidatus Nitrospira kreftii genomic DNA carries:
- a CDS encoding 6-phosphogluconolactonase, which translates to MAVTPEIVVAGTVQDWAEKTAAFMLSVSEQAIQSTGRCLIALSGGSTPRTLYQTIRTPEWNTRFDWSRIVFLFGDDRCVAPEHSESNFGMAQTELFQPLRIAPDRIHRMKGEHQDPMAAAEDYERTLRDLTHCHPPAFPRLDLILLGLGDDGHTASLFPGTAALQEQFKLVTVGQAPTGITHRLTFTLGVLNRAAVVLFMVTGSGKAGMVGRVIEPQSEADRSLPAAKVSPDSGRLVWMLDQAAAQQLTMKRSD; encoded by the coding sequence ATGGCCGTCACACCGGAAATCGTCGTGGCGGGTACGGTTCAGGACTGGGCGGAGAAGACAGCCGCCTTCATGCTCAGCGTCAGCGAGCAGGCCATCCAATCTACCGGGCGGTGTCTGATCGCGCTTTCGGGAGGATCTACGCCGAGGACTCTGTATCAGACCATTAGGACGCCTGAGTGGAATACCCGGTTCGATTGGTCGCGCATCGTGTTTCTGTTTGGAGACGATCGTTGCGTCGCGCCTGAACATTCTGAGAGTAATTTTGGAATGGCGCAGACTGAATTATTTCAACCACTGAGGATCGCACCAGATCGCATCCATCGGATGAAAGGTGAACACCAAGATCCCATGGCGGCGGCCGAAGACTATGAAAGAACCCTTCGCGATCTGACACACTGTCACCCTCCGGCATTTCCTCGTCTAGACTTAATCCTACTCGGTCTCGGAGATGACGGCCACACGGCATCGCTGTTCCCCGGCACCGCAGCCCTGCAGGAACAATTCAAGCTTGTCACCGTGGGCCAGGCTCCGACGGGGATTACACATCGCCTCACGTTCACACTAGGTGTGTTGAATCGTGCAGCTGTGGTACTGTTCATGGTGACGGGATCTGGAAAAGCAGGAATGGTTGGACGAGTGATTGAGCCCCAATCCGAAGCCGATCGTTCTCTGCCCGCTGCGAAAGTATCGCCTGATTCCGGCCGACTCGTGTGGATGCTTGACCAAGCCGCCGCACAACAACTTACAATGAAACGCTCGGACTGA
- a CDS encoding Glucose-6-phosphate isomerase encodes MPTRPSDRLPSSFVPTVNSALENLRRDHVVDRIWDKDHRVWKDNPKEISDRLGWLTVQDQMRRQLLQLHHCVSVAKEMKVKDVVLLGMGGSSLGPEVFRSVFGMQKAAPRLWVLDSTVPGWVRQVTKAISPSKTLFLVASKSGGTIEVMSLFGHFWKLVSQAKGNHGGKQFVAITDPGTGLERMAKEYGFGQTFTNPADIGGRYSVLSLFGLVPAALLGLDIARLLDRATGMAERCRNQDDVEANPGAYLGAAMGSFAKTGRDKVTIIASPALATFGLWVEQLLAESTGKEGTGLIPIAQEPVLRPQAYGNDRFFVYLKLKGEKNGALDQAVRALIKAQHPVIQFDLRDRYDVAGEFFRWEFATAVAGHLLGIQPFDQPNVQESKDNTNRVLEAYQSTGRLPEQTNTDPKSVAADLTHHVQPGTYVSVLAYATPSRSFETAMSRLRKAMMSKHRVATTFGYGPRYLHSTGQLHKGGANTGVFLELVDRMKPDLAIPGKPFSFGTLAQAQAAGDLESLRAHHRHAIRVQLGLDPAGTVNRITTAIRPSPSRRRATVKKRRRVTRR; translated from the coding sequence ATGCCCACACGGCCGAGCGACAGACTCCCGTCATCCTTTGTACCCACAGTCAATTCAGCCCTTGAGAATCTCCGGCGTGATCACGTGGTTGATCGCATCTGGGACAAAGATCATCGCGTCTGGAAGGACAATCCCAAGGAGATCAGTGACCGTCTTGGGTGGTTGACGGTGCAGGATCAGATGCGGCGACAGCTTCTTCAACTGCATCATTGTGTGTCTGTGGCGAAGGAGATGAAGGTAAAGGATGTCGTGCTCCTGGGAATGGGCGGCAGCAGCCTGGGGCCGGAAGTGTTCCGTTCGGTCTTTGGAATGCAGAAAGCCGCGCCTCGTCTCTGGGTTTTAGACTCGACCGTTCCAGGTTGGGTTCGACAGGTCACGAAGGCCATATCCCCATCGAAAACACTCTTTCTCGTTGCCAGCAAATCCGGGGGAACGATCGAGGTGATGTCACTGTTCGGTCATTTTTGGAAATTGGTCTCACAGGCCAAAGGCAATCATGGCGGAAAACAATTTGTCGCAATCACCGACCCTGGGACCGGTCTTGAGCGCATGGCAAAGGAGTATGGATTTGGGCAGACCTTCACCAATCCAGCCGACATCGGTGGACGCTATTCCGTCCTCTCCCTCTTCGGTCTTGTCCCTGCCGCACTCCTGGGTCTCGATATCGCTCGGCTCTTGGACCGCGCAACTGGCATGGCGGAGCGATGCCGAAACCAGGACGATGTAGAAGCCAATCCCGGTGCTTATTTGGGGGCCGCTATGGGGAGCTTCGCGAAAACCGGTCGGGATAAAGTCACGATCATCGCATCGCCCGCACTGGCCACATTCGGTCTATGGGTCGAACAGCTCCTTGCTGAAAGCACAGGCAAAGAAGGGACGGGCCTCATTCCTATTGCACAAGAACCGGTCCTGAGGCCACAGGCCTACGGGAACGACCGATTCTTTGTCTATCTAAAGCTCAAGGGAGAAAAGAACGGAGCCCTGGATCAAGCGGTTCGGGCTCTGATCAAAGCACAACATCCAGTCATACAGTTCGATCTTCGAGATCGCTATGACGTGGCCGGCGAATTTTTCCGATGGGAGTTTGCGACGGCCGTCGCCGGGCACCTCCTCGGCATTCAGCCGTTTGACCAACCGAACGTTCAGGAGAGTAAGGACAATACCAATCGAGTCTTAGAAGCGTATCAATCCACAGGACGACTTCCGGAGCAGACCAATACCGATCCGAAAAGTGTCGCAGCAGATCTCACGCACCACGTTCAACCCGGTACCTATGTCTCGGTGTTGGCGTATGCCACGCCATCACGTTCGTTCGAAACGGCGATGAGTCGACTACGCAAAGCCATGATGAGCAAGCACCGAGTCGCCACCACCTTTGGCTACGGCCCACGGTACCTCCACTCGACAGGCCAACTTCACAAAGGCGGGGCCAACACGGGCGTCTTTCTCGAATTAGTGGATCGCATGAAGCCCGATCTGGCGATCCCAGGAAAGCCCTTCTCTTTCGGCACCCTGGCGCAAGCACAGGCAGCCGGTGATCTCGAGTCGCTCCGTGCGCACCATCGTCACGCCATCCGTGTTCAACTCGGACTAGATCCAGCCGGAACAGTGAACCGTATCACTACAGCCATTCGGCCATCACCGTCACGACGACGAGCGACGGTGAAGAAACGTCGTCGAGTCACTCGCCGCTGA
- a CDS encoding hypothetical protein (conserved protein of unknown function), producing the protein MPAGLMAHCTEESTDGRTFFEEKVRGLLDQLYGAALRLAKNRDEAEDLVAEAVAKAWASRRALKDPEHFRSWIFRILTNTFLSDWRKRMVRPQTRAYDEHLADQETTYSLFDELHQPFLLWWGNPEKDFLNKLLSHDIEKAVDALPVAFRMVVVLSDMEGFSYREISEILKVPVGTVRSRLARGRGLLQKSLWEHAKEAGLIQPR; encoded by the coding sequence ATGCCTGCAGGATTGATGGCACACTGTACGGAGGAAAGCACTGATGGCCGTACCTTCTTTGAAGAGAAGGTACGTGGTCTGTTGGATCAGCTCTATGGGGCTGCGCTTCGACTGGCAAAAAACAGAGATGAGGCGGAGGATCTGGTGGCTGAGGCCGTCGCCAAAGCCTGGGCTTCCCGGCGCGCTCTCAAGGATCCTGAACATTTTCGATCCTGGATATTCCGGATCTTGACGAATACATTCCTCAGCGACTGGCGTAAACGGATGGTCCGTCCTCAAACCCGAGCATACGATGAACATCTGGCCGATCAGGAGACCACCTACTCGCTGTTTGATGAGCTCCACCAACCGTTCCTGCTGTGGTGGGGAAATCCAGAGAAGGACTTTCTCAATAAACTACTGTCCCACGATATCGAAAAGGCAGTGGATGCTCTTCCAGTGGCGTTCCGCATGGTAGTCGTGCTTTCTGATATGGAGGGATTTTCGTACCGAGAGATCTCCGAGATCCTCAAAGTCCCTGTAGGAACCGTCCGTTCCCGGCTAGCCAGAGGACGCGGGTTGCTTCAGAAATCCTTATGGGAACATGCAAAAGAGGCCGGGTTGATTCAGCCGCGATAA
- a CDS encoding hypothetical protein (conserved protein of unknown function), giving the protein MTKVKNIGCKEALQHLLAYLDQEVGAITHREVEHHLEICRTCFSRAEFEQLLKTRLREAGRGTMRASFENRIKTLFDRFENQYQPENS; this is encoded by the coding sequence ATGACCAAGGTAAAGAACATCGGATGTAAAGAGGCCCTTCAACATCTGCTTGCTTATCTTGACCAGGAGGTTGGAGCGATCACACACCGTGAGGTGGAACATCACCTTGAGATCTGCCGAACCTGTTTTTCGCGGGCCGAGTTTGAACAACTGTTGAAGACCCGCCTTCGAGAGGCGGGGCGAGGAACGATGCGAGCCTCATTTGAGAATCGGATCAAAACTCTCTTTGATCGCTTTGAAAACCAATATCAGCCAGAAAATTCATGA